A genomic window from Lentibacter algarum includes:
- a CDS encoding FixH family protein encodes MNAAVATPKSGGKGFLYFAALFLLGLAANLVGLYGGYWLGLQLNKVLVGLGVSFGEYSWMILPFFLAIMFWGVAAATVIGSSVTRVGQFMGGHMFVTVLLAFTTIIGVNLALAYNAVATFPGLEVKNSYVASQEFNKRKAAQEALGWDVSASAEDGILRLVMNGPDGAPVYPTEMEAILGRATQIKDDQVLEFTHDGKAFVAPVTLARGNWNIRMTATAEDGTLYSRRLVLHVKK; translated from the coding sequence ATGAACGCTGCTGTCGCAACACCTAAATCAGGCGGAAAAGGCTTTCTCTATTTTGCCGCTCTGTTTTTGCTCGGGCTCGCTGCCAATCTTGTTGGATTATACGGTGGCTACTGGCTCGGGCTTCAGCTGAACAAAGTGTTGGTCGGGCTGGGCGTGTCTTTTGGAGAATACTCTTGGATGATTTTGCCATTCTTTCTGGCGATTATGTTCTGGGGTGTTGCCGCGGCCACTGTGATTGGCTCGTCAGTGACGCGTGTGGGGCAGTTCATGGGAGGGCATATGTTTGTGACTGTGCTCTTGGCCTTCACAACGATTATCGGCGTCAATCTGGCGTTGGCCTATAATGCTGTCGCCACTTTCCCAGGGCTGGAAGTGAAAAACTCCTATGTCGCGAGCCAAGAGTTTAACAAACGCAAGGCCGCGCAAGAGGCCTTGGGCTGGGATGTGAGCGCCAGTGCCGAAGACGGTATCTTGCGGCTTGTTATGAATGGGCCAGACGGCGCCCCTGTCTATCCAACCGAAATGGAAGCGATATTGGGGCGCGCAACCCAGATCAAGGATGATCAGGTGCTTGAGTTTACGCATGATGGCAAAGCTTTTGTGGCGCCTGTGACGCTCGCACGGGGCAACTGGAACATCCGGATGACCGCCACAGCCGAAGACGGCACGCTGTACAGCCGTCGGCTTGTTTTGCATGTGAAGAAGTAA
- the ccoG gene encoding cytochrome c oxidase accessory protein CcoG — MSDSELNTPPSLYAAREPIFPKKVYGKFRNLKWLIMIVALGIYYITPWIRWDRGPSLPDQAVLIDLASRRFYFLWIEIWPHEFYFVAGLLVMAGLGLFLFTSALGRVWCGYACPQTVWTDLFILVERWIEGDRNARLRLHRQKKWDFTKVRMRLTKWVSWFLIALATGGAWVFYFTDAPTLLGNLLHGTAHPVAYTTILVLTGTTFFFGGFAREQICIYACPWPRIQAAMIDEDTLTVAYRDWRGEPRGKLHKGVVSPDNGDCIDCMACVNVCPMGIDIRHGQQMECITCALCIDACDEVMDKIGKPRGLIDYIALTDETNERAGMAPKPIWKHVLRPRTILYTTLWSIVGILLVVALFIRSDIEMTVAPVRNPTYVTLSDGSIRNVYEIRLLNKHGEDRPFRVTVKGDPSVRLQLEGSPYETVTVPADSTYLVRTYVVAPPGSVPAESERVDIRIWAEDITSGERAYKDTIFNGRAN, encoded by the coding sequence GTGTCAGATTCTGAATTGAACACCCCCCCGAGCCTATACGCCGCGCGCGAGCCTATTTTTCCGAAAAAGGTCTACGGCAAGTTCCGCAATCTCAAATGGCTGATCATGATCGTTGCCTTGGGCATCTATTACATCACGCCATGGATCCGCTGGGACCGTGGGCCAAGCCTGCCTGATCAGGCCGTTTTGATCGACTTGGCGAGTCGCCGTTTCTACTTCCTTTGGATCGAGATCTGGCCCCACGAGTTCTACTTTGTTGCGGGGCTTTTGGTGATGGCGGGTCTGGGGTTGTTTCTCTTTACCTCGGCTTTGGGGCGCGTTTGGTGTGGTTATGCCTGTCCTCAAACTGTCTGGACCGATTTGTTTATCTTGGTTGAACGTTGGATTGAGGGCGACCGCAATGCGCGGCTGCGCTTGCACCGCCAGAAAAAGTGGGACTTTACCAAAGTTCGGATGCGGCTAACCAAATGGGTCAGCTGGTTCTTGATTGCGCTGGCGACAGGCGGGGCATGGGTGTTTTATTTCACTGATGCGCCGACATTGCTGGGCAATCTACTCCACGGTACGGCACACCCTGTGGCCTATACCACGATCCTTGTTCTGACGGGCACGACCTTCTTCTTTGGTGGCTTCGCACGAGAGCAAATCTGTATCTATGCTTGCCCTTGGCCGCGTATTCAGGCGGCTATGATCGATGAGGACACGCTGACTGTTGCCTATCGTGATTGGCGCGGGGAGCCGCGCGGCAAGCTTCACAAAGGTGTTGTCTCGCCTGACAATGGCGACTGTATTGACTGTATGGCCTGTGTGAACGTTTGCCCCATGGGGATCGACATTCGCCATGGGCAGCAGATGGAATGTATCACGTGTGCGCTGTGCATTGATGCCTGCGACGAAGTGATGGACAAGATCGGCAAGCCGCGTGGCTTGATCGACTATATCGCCCTCACTGACGAAACCAACGAGCGTGCGGGGATGGCCCCAAAGCCGATCTGGAAGCACGTTTTGCGGCCTCGCACCATTCTGTACACAACGCTGTGGTCTATTGTCGGTATCTTGCTTGTGGTGGCGCTGTTCATCCGTTCCGATATCGAAATGACGGTCGCTCCTGTGCGGAACCCGACTTATGTGACCCTGTCAGACGGCTCGATCCGCAACGTGTACGAAATCCGTCTGCTCAACAAACATGGGGAAGACAGACCTTTCCGTGTCACTGTGAAGGGCGATCCGTCTGTGCGGTTGCAGCTGGAAGGCAGCCCCTATGAAACTGTGACTGTCCCTGCCGACAGCACCTATTTGGTCCGGACCTATGTTGTGGCGCCTCCCGGATCGGTGCCTGCAGAGAGTGAACGTGTGGACATCCGCATTTGGGCGGAAGATATCACCTCTGGTGAACGCGCATACAAAGACACGATTTTTAACGGAAGGGCGAACTGA
- the ccoP gene encoding cytochrome-c oxidase, cbb3-type subunit III — translation MAKQPVKKEDPSTTGHSWDGIEEFNNPLPRWWLWIFYACIVWAIWYSIAYPAWPGVKSATAGYLGFSTRAQVAEDIATAEAKNAAINEKLASVELASIATDPELEGYAKSAGAAVFKTWCAQCHQTNGAGAVGYPNLQDDDWLWGGTMEDIHLTLLHGIRSETDDDSRYSEMPAFGRDELLEEEEISQVVNFVMSLTPNVNPPQDPSMVEAGAVVFEDNCAACHMEDGSGDRAQGAPNLADAIWLYGGDYAAISETVHNSRFGVMPDWNERLSEAQIRAVATYVHQLGGGE, via the coding sequence ATGGCTAAACAACCTGTAAAAAAAGAAGATCCTTCAACCACCGGCCACAGCTGGGATGGCATTGAAGAATTCAACAACCCTCTGCCGCGCTGGTGGCTCTGGATTTTCTACGCCTGTATCGTTTGGGCGATCTGGTACTCCATTGCTTATCCAGCTTGGCCGGGTGTGAAGAGTGCAACAGCGGGCTATCTGGGCTTCTCGACACGGGCTCAAGTTGCGGAAGACATTGCAACAGCTGAGGCCAAGAACGCTGCGATCAACGAAAAGCTCGCTTCGGTCGAGTTGGCGTCGATTGCAACGGACCCTGAGCTTGAGGGCTATGCCAAATCAGCGGGTGCTGCTGTGTTCAAGACATGGTGTGCCCAGTGTCACCAGACCAACGGTGCGGGCGCTGTAGGCTACCCCAACCTGCAGGACGATGACTGGCTCTGGGGCGGCACAATGGAAGATATCCATTTGACGCTTCTGCACGGCATTCGCAGCGAGACAGACGATGACTCACGCTACTCGGAGATGCCAGCATTTGGCCGCGACGAGCTTCTTGAAGAAGAAGAAATCAGCCAAGTCGTCAACTTTGTGATGTCTCTGACGCCAAATGTGAACCCACCCCAAGACCCCTCCATGGTCGAAGCTGGTGCTGTTGTCTTTGAAGACAATTGTGCGGCCTGCCACATGGAAGACGGCTCGGGTGATCGGGCACAAGGCGCGCCAAACCTCGCAGATGCGATCTGGCTCTATGGCGGCGACTATGCCGCGATCAGCGAGACTGTGCACAACTCACGCTTTGGTGTGATGCCTGACTGGAACGAACGTTTGTCAGAGGCGCAGATTCGCGCTGTCGCAACATATGTTCACCAGCTTGGTGGTGGTGAGTAA
- a CDS encoding cbb3-type cytochrome c oxidase subunit 3, which yields METYSLLRQFADSWMLLALFTFFVAMILWVMFRPGASKTYSDVANIPFRHEDKPAPSGEKEA from the coding sequence ATGGAAACCTATTCACTCTTACGGCAATTTGCGGACAGCTGGATGCTTTTGGCTTTGTTCACGTTCTTCGTTGCTATGATCCTCTGGGTGATGTTTCGCCCAGGGGCAAGCAAGACCTACAGCGATGTGGCGAACATTCCGTTTCGGCATGAAGACAAGCCTGCGCCCTCTGGCGAAAAGGAGGCCTAA
- the ccoO gene encoding cytochrome-c oxidase, cbb3-type subunit II, with amino-acid sequence MAILDKHAILERNVTLLAIFAFLVVTVGGIVQIAPLFWLENTIEDVEGMRPYTPLELAGRDIYVREGCYVCHSQMIRPMRDEVERYGHYSLAAESQYDHPFQWGSKRTGPDLARVGNRYSDDWHVDHLRDPQSVVPESVMPKYGFLENRMIEGEYMGDLLKTHAFVGVPYNEEMVASAQADFLAQADPDSDYDGLLERYGENVNVRNFDGQPGISEADALIAYLQMLGTLVDFSTFTADASR; translated from the coding sequence ATGGCTATTCTTGACAAACACGCGATCCTTGAGCGCAACGTTACGCTCCTTGCGATCTTCGCCTTCCTTGTTGTGACTGTCGGCGGCATTGTGCAGATTGCACCGCTCTTCTGGCTCGAAAACACGATTGAGGATGTAGAGGGCATGCGCCCCTACACCCCTCTCGAGCTGGCAGGCCGGGACATCTATGTCCGCGAGGGCTGCTATGTCTGCCACTCGCAGATGATCCGCCCAATGCGCGACGAAGTGGAACGCTACGGCCACTATTCACTGGCGGCGGAGTCACAGTATGACCACCCGTTCCAGTGGGGCTCAAAGCGGACGGGGCCAGACCTTGCCCGCGTTGGCAACCGTTACTCGGACGACTGGCACGTTGATCACCTGCGCGATCCGCAGTCTGTTGTGCCTGAATCTGTGATGCCCAAATATGGCTTCCTCGAAAATCGTATGATCGAGGGCGAATATATGGGCGATCTTCTGAAGACACATGCCTTTGTAGGTGTGCCGTATAACGAAGAGATGGTGGCGAGCGCGCAGGCCGACTTCCTTGCACAAGCGGACCCTGACAGCGACTACGATGGCTTGCTTGAGCGCTATGGTGAAAACGTCAACGTACGTAACTTTGACGGCCAGCCTGGTATTTCGGAAGCGGATGCGCTGATTGCTTATCTTCAAATGCTTGGCACGCTGGTCGACTTCTCGACCTTCACTGCCGATGCAAGCCGCTAA
- the ccoN gene encoding cytochrome-c oxidase, cbb3-type subunit I, whose product MGNYIKLVVLGMIALFALIATNYARDLAYLVNALTVALAAGGLFIWTLRQTGEPTKTVDLSGEYMDGVVRAGVVATALWGVVGFLVGVTIAFQLAFPALNFEWAQGFANFGRLRPLHTSAVIFAFGGNALIATSFYVVQRTSAARLWGGNLAWFVFWGFQLVIVLAATGYVLGATQSKEYAEPEWYVDWWLTIVWLAYLAVFVGTLVKRKEPHIYVANWFYLSFIITVAMLHVVNNLSIPVSIFGSKSVQVFSGVQDAMTQWWYGHNAVGFFLTAGFLGMMYYFIPKQAERPVFSYKLSIIHFWALIFIYIWAGPHHLHYTALPDWASTLGMVFSIVLWMPSWGGMINGLMTLSGAWDKLRTDPIIRMMVISVGFYGMSTFEGPMMSIRAVNSLSHYTDWTIGHVHSGALGWNGMITFGALYFLVPKLWNRERLYSLRLVSWHFWLATIGIILYAASMWVTGIMEGLMWREVDANGFLVNSFADTVSAKFPMYVVRGLGGTLFLAGAIIMCYNLWMTVKRSPAVDATNQLVPAE is encoded by the coding sequence ATGGGTAACTACATCAAACTGGTTGTGCTCGGGATGATTGCGCTTTTTGCGCTGATCGCGACCAACTACGCGCGTGACTTGGCATATCTCGTCAACGCGTTGACTGTTGCGCTTGCCGCAGGTGGACTTTTCATCTGGACATTGCGCCAAACAGGGGAGCCGACCAAGACGGTCGATCTTTCCGGTGAATATATGGACGGCGTCGTACGCGCTGGCGTGGTCGCAACGGCGCTTTGGGGCGTTGTTGGCTTCCTCGTTGGGGTCACAATCGCCTTCCAACTGGCTTTCCCCGCGCTCAACTTTGAGTGGGCACAGGGTTTTGCGAACTTTGGACGCCTGAGACCGCTGCACACAAGCGCGGTTATTTTTGCGTTCGGGGGCAACGCGCTTATTGCGACGTCGTTCTATGTGGTGCAGCGGACAAGCGCTGCGCGCCTCTGGGGCGGCAATCTGGCCTGGTTTGTCTTTTGGGGCTTCCAGCTGGTGATCGTATTGGCGGCAACGGGCTATGTGCTCGGTGCGACACAATCAAAAGAATACGCAGAACCTGAATGGTATGTGGACTGGTGGCTGACAATCGTATGGCTCGCCTATCTTGCTGTTTTCGTGGGCACGCTCGTGAAACGCAAAGAGCCACACATCTACGTCGCCAACTGGTTCTACCTCAGCTTCATCATCACCGTTGCGATGCTTCACGTTGTGAACAACCTGAGCATCCCTGTCAGCATCTTCGGCTCCAAGTCGGTTCAGGTGTTCTCGGGTGTGCAGGATGCGATGACACAGTGGTGGTACGGGCATAACGCCGTGGGCTTCTTCCTCACAGCGGGCTTCCTTGGTATGATGTACTACTTCATTCCAAAGCAGGCCGAGCGCCCTGTCTTCTCTTACAAGCTGTCGATCATCCACTTCTGGGCGCTGATCTTCATCTATATCTGGGCTGGTCCTCACCACCTTCACTACACAGCGTTGCCTGACTGGGCGTCTACGCTGGGTATGGTGTTCTCGATCGTTCTCTGGATGCCTTCATGGGGCGGGATGATCAACGGTCTGATGACGCTCTCTGGCGCATGGGACAAGCTGCGCACCGATCCGATCATCCGTATGATGGTTATCTCGGTGGGCTTCTACGGCATGTCCACATTCGAAGGTCCGATGATGTCGATCCGTGCTGTGAACTCGCTTTCACACTACACCGACTGGACAATCGGCCACGTGCACTCAGGTGCTTTGGGCTGGAACGGTATGATCACCTTTGGCGCGCTCTACTTCCTTGTGCCAAAACTGTGGAACCGTGAGCGCCTTTATAGCCTGCGTCTTGTGAGCTGGCACTTCTGGCTCGCCACAATCGGCATCATCCTTTACGCGGCATCCATGTGGGTGACGGGTATCATGGAAGGCCTGATGTGGCGCGAAGTTGATGCAAACGGTTTCCTTGTGAACTCGTTCGCGGACACTGTGAGCGCGAAGTTCCCGATGTATGTTGTGCGTGGCTTGGGCGGAACCCTGTTCCTCGCTGGTGCAATCATCATGTGTTACAACCTCTGGATGACGGTCAAACGTTCGCCGGCAGTCGATGCCACGAACCAGCTCGTCCCAGCAGAATAA
- a CDS encoding universal stress protein — MSYKTIFTALSQDALAKPILDHAGAMAQANDAHLEALCLGVDRSQTGYYYAGANAMILQEVIEKAGEEALALEAFAEAQLGKTDLRWSCEHGVAQLPDIGRHAAARARFADIAVLPTPYGDDRGQEQEALVEACLFEAGVPVLIVPEKRAPVGAYETVIIGWNESDEALGAIRAAMPILKQAKNVHVVVIDPPKHGPNRSDPGGLLSVWLARHDVHVEIDVLSKTMPRVSDVLLRHASDIDADLIVMGAYGHSRFREAILGGATRYMLEQSKLPVLMAH, encoded by the coding sequence ATGTCTTACAAAACAATCTTTACAGCCCTATCTCAGGACGCCCTCGCAAAGCCGATCCTCGACCATGCAGGAGCCATGGCTCAGGCCAATGACGCCCACCTCGAGGCGCTTTGCCTTGGTGTCGATCGCAGCCAGACCGGTTATTATTACGCGGGCGCAAATGCGATGATCTTACAGGAGGTCATCGAGAAGGCAGGCGAAGAGGCCCTCGCCCTTGAAGCCTTTGCCGAGGCACAACTTGGCAAAACTGATCTGCGCTGGAGTTGTGAACACGGGGTGGCTCAATTGCCCGATATCGGGCGTCACGCCGCTGCCCGCGCCCGCTTTGCTGACATCGCCGTTCTGCCCACCCCCTACGGCGATGACCGCGGCCAAGAACAAGAAGCCCTTGTGGAAGCCTGCCTTTTCGAAGCAGGCGTGCCTGTGCTTATTGTGCCCGAAAAGCGCGCACCCGTTGGCGCCTATGAAACCGTGATCATCGGCTGGAACGAGAGCGACGAAGCGCTCGGCGCAATTCGCGCGGCGATGCCTATCCTGAAGCAAGCCAAGAACGTGCATGTGGTCGTGATTGATCCGCCCAAACACGGGCCAAACCGCTCCGATCCGGGTGGTCTGCTCTCCGTTTGGCTCGCGCGCCACGATGTGCATGTTGAAATAGACGTTTTGTCAAAGACCATGCCGCGTGTCTCAGATGTGCTCCTGCGCCACGCCAGCGATATAGACGCAGATCTAATCGTGATGGGGGCCTATGGCCACTCCCGCTTCCGCGAAGCCATCCTTGGCGGCGCAACACGCTACATGCTTGAGCAATCCAAACTGCCTGTTCTTATGGCGCATTAG
- the fnrL gene encoding transcriptional regulator FnrL: MQKSVTVDVPRECGECPIRHRAVCARCESDELLRLEEIKYYRSYEAGQTVVWSGDRMEFVGSVVRGVASLTQAMEDGRTQMVGLLLPSDFVGRPGRDSAAYDVVATTDLVMCCFRKKPFEDMMVRTPHIAQRLLEMTLDELDAAREWMLVLGRKTAREKIASLLSIIARRDATLNLAGVEGPLEFDLPLTREAMADYLGLTLETVSRQVNALKRDGVIDLVGKRHVIVPDFDRLSEEAGDDSDGGMLS, encoded by the coding sequence ATGCAGAAGTCAGTAACGGTTGATGTGCCACGCGAGTGTGGCGAGTGCCCTATCAGACACAGAGCTGTCTGTGCGCGTTGTGAGAGCGACGAGCTACTCAGGCTTGAGGAAATCAAGTATTATCGATCCTATGAAGCGGGCCAAACAGTGGTGTGGTCTGGAGATCGTATGGAGTTTGTCGGCTCTGTAGTGCGGGGTGTGGCCTCGCTGACGCAGGCGATGGAAGATGGCCGCACGCAGATGGTCGGGCTTTTGTTGCCGTCTGACTTTGTTGGCCGCCCTGGTCGTGACTCTGCGGCCTATGATGTGGTTGCGACAACCGATCTGGTCATGTGCTGTTTTCGCAAGAAACCGTTTGAAGATATGATGGTGCGCACGCCGCATATTGCACAACGTCTTCTCGAAATGACATTGGACGAGCTTGACGCCGCCCGCGAGTGGATGCTCGTTTTGGGCCGCAAGACTGCGCGTGAAAAGATTGCCAGCTTGCTGAGTATTATTGCCCGTCGCGATGCGACGCTCAATCTGGCGGGCGTTGAAGGTCCGCTTGAGTTTGATCTGCCGCTGACGCGTGAAGCGATGGCAGACTATCTCGGCCTGACGTTGGAGACAGTGAGCCGACAGGTCAATGCGCTTAAGCGTGATGGCGTGATCGACCTCGTTGGGAAGCGGCACGTGATCGTACCAGATTTTGACCGCCTCTCCGAAGAAGCAGGCGATGATTCTGATGGTGGGATGCTGAGCTGA
- the hemN gene encoding oxygen-independent coproporphyrinogen III oxidase, translated as MMTKTQLASMGLFDAKVPRYTSYPTAPQFTPAITGDMFAKWITLIPAGSEISLYIHVPFCRRLCWFCACRTQGTQKEEPVRAYLEILKAELALLKQTLPKGVTLARLHWGGGTPTLLSADMMRDLAAEIASVAPFAPNYEFSVEIDPNEIDSTRLDALAAAGMNRASIGVQDFDDEIQQAIGRIQSFEATRSAIDMIRAHGVESINADILFGLPHQSQARITESVQKLLALSPDRVALYGYAHVPWMAKRQQMIPSDALPTPEERLDLFETARKLFVWDGYAEIGIDHFARPEDGLTRAQKAGTLRRNFQGYTDDTSDVLVGLGASSISRFPQGYAQNAPATSAHTKKISEGSFSTSRGHVFSAEDKLRSRIIEMIMCDFRVSSAELLAEYDIAPAALAAMLNEANKSFGNRLKTSAEGLYIPEEMRPLTRLIARAFDAYDLSKAGHSSAI; from the coding sequence ATGATGACAAAAACTCAACTCGCCAGCATGGGGCTATTTGACGCGAAGGTGCCGCGTTACACAAGCTATCCAACGGCCCCGCAATTCACCCCAGCAATTACAGGCGATATGTTCGCTAAGTGGATCACTCTGATCCCTGCGGGAAGTGAAATTTCACTATATATCCACGTGCCTTTCTGCCGCAGGCTCTGTTGGTTCTGTGCGTGCCGGACCCAAGGCACTCAAAAAGAAGAACCCGTGCGCGCCTATCTTGAAATTCTCAAAGCAGAGCTGGCCTTGCTCAAGCAAACGCTTCCCAAAGGTGTCACCTTGGCCCGCCTGCACTGGGGCGGTGGAACGCCCACGCTCCTGAGCGCCGATATGATGCGCGATCTCGCCGCCGAGATTGCCTCGGTTGCGCCTTTTGCGCCCAATTATGAATTCTCCGTAGAAATCGACCCCAATGAAATCGACAGCACACGCCTTGATGCGCTCGCCGCCGCTGGGATGAACCGCGCCTCCATTGGCGTGCAGGATTTTGACGATGAAATCCAGCAAGCCATCGGTCGCATACAGAGCTTTGAAGCCACCCGTAGCGCAATCGATATGATCCGTGCCCATGGCGTGGAAAGCATCAATGCCGATATCCTCTTTGGCCTGCCTCACCAGTCCCAAGCGCGGATCACAGAAAGCGTGCAGAAGCTTCTTGCGCTCTCGCCTGATCGTGTCGCCCTTTATGGCTATGCGCATGTGCCGTGGATGGCCAAGCGCCAGCAGATGATCCCGTCTGACGCGCTCCCAACACCAGAAGAACGGCTTGATCTCTTTGAAACAGCACGCAAACTCTTCGTCTGGGATGGCTACGCCGAAATCGGGATTGATCATTTCGCCCGCCCCGAAGACGGGCTAACTCGCGCCCAAAAAGCCGGCACCCTGCGCCGCAACTTTCAAGGCTATACCGATGACACGAGCGATGTGCTCGTCGGGCTCGGTGCGTCCTCCATCTCACGCTTCCCGCAAGGCTATGCGCAAAACGCGCCTGCCACTTCGGCACATACCAAGAAAATTTCCGAAGGCAGCTTCTCGACGTCCCGGGGCCATGTCTTCTCAGCTGAAGACAAGCTGCGCAGCCGTATCATCGAAATGATTATGTGCGACTTCCGCGTCTCGTCTGCCGAACTTCTGGCAGAGTACGATATCGCGCCTGCCGCGCTCGCAGCGATGCTGAACGAGGCCAACAAAAGCTTCGGCAACCGCCTCAAAACCAGCGCAGAAGGTCTCTATATCCCCGAAGAGATGCGCCCGCTCACCCGCCTGATCGCCCGCGCCTTTGACGCCTATGATCTGAGCAAAGCGGGCCACAGCTCAGCCATCTGA
- a CDS encoding ABC transporter ATP-binding protein, whose product MSLLNVRDLTVTFRQDGKANQAVKGVSFSVGRGETVALVGESGSGKSVSALSTVALLGDSAEVGGSVTYDGQEMIGAKDKLLRQVRGNDISFIFQEPMTSLNPLHTIEKQLGESLELHQGLTRGAARARVLELLEKVGIRDAQSRLNAYPHELSGGQRQRVMIAMALANKPDILIADEPTTALDVTIQAQILELLNELKESENMGLLFITHDLGVVQRFADTVCVMKNGEIVEQGPAKAVFDAPQHEYTKKLLAARAVGVPTPVPAGAKEIVAADKLRVWFPIKSGLMKRVTGHVKAVNEASLSVRAGETLGIVGESGSGKTTLALAIMRLIGSEGGITYQGEDVRLWSTKKLRSLRREMQIVFQDPYGSLSPRMSCAEIISEGLGVHGKPEGQSARELVSEVMEEVGLDPATMDRYPHEFSGGQRQRIAIARAMILRPKLVVLDEPTSALDMTVQVQIVDLLRELQRKYGLAYLFISHDLNVVRAMSHKMIVMRQGDIVEAGTSEDLFERPQTDYAKTLLSAALELKAGGPTLD is encoded by the coding sequence ATGAGCTTGCTAAACGTCCGCGATCTCACAGTGACCTTCCGCCAAGACGGCAAGGCCAATCAGGCTGTGAAAGGTGTGAGCTTTTCTGTCGGGCGCGGGGAGACTGTTGCGCTTGTGGGGGAGAGCGGCTCTGGCAAGTCTGTGAGCGCCCTGAGCACGGTGGCTTTGCTTGGCGATAGCGCCGAAGTGGGCGGCTCTGTCACCTATGACGGGCAGGAAATGATCGGGGCGAAAGACAAGCTTCTGCGCCAAGTGCGTGGCAACGATATCAGCTTTATCTTTCAGGAGCCGATGACATCGCTTAACCCGCTGCACACGATTGAAAAGCAGCTTGGCGAGAGTCTTGAGCTACATCAGGGGCTGACGCGGGGTGCCGCGCGGGCGCGTGTTCTTGAGCTGCTTGAGAAGGTTGGCATTCGTGATGCACAGAGCCGCCTTAATGCCTATCCGCATGAGCTTTCGGGCGGGCAGCGGCAGCGCGTGATGATTGCTATGGCGCTGGCGAATAAGCCTGACATTCTGATTGCGGATGAACCGACCACGGCACTTGATGTCACGATTCAGGCGCAGATCCTTGAGCTTCTGAACGAGCTGAAGGAAAGCGAGAATATGGGACTTTTGTTCATCACCCATGATCTTGGCGTTGTGCAGCGCTTTGCTGACACGGTTTGTGTCATGAAAAACGGTGAGATCGTCGAGCAGGGACCGGCCAAGGCGGTGTTTGATGCGCCTCAGCATGAATATACCAAAAAGCTCCTCGCGGCGCGGGCTGTCGGGGTTCCGACACCAGTGCCTGCGGGGGCGAAAGAGATTGTTGCGGCAGACAAGCTGCGGGTCTGGTTCCCGATTAAGTCGGGGTTGATGAAGCGGGTCACAGGCCATGTAAAGGCAGTCAATGAAGCGAGCCTGTCTGTGCGTGCGGGCGAGACGCTTGGCATTGTCGGGGAGAGCGGATCGGGCAAAACCACGCTGGCACTGGCGATCATGCGACTGATCGGCTCTGAAGGCGGGATCACCTATCAGGGCGAGGATGTGCGCCTCTGGAGCACCAAGAAGCTGCGCAGCCTGCGCCGCGAAATGCAGATTGTGTTTCAAGACCCGTATGGCTCGCTCAGTCCACGTATGAGCTGCGCCGAGATTATTTCTGAGGGGCTTGGCGTTCATGGCAAGCCTGAGGGGCAGAGTGCGCGTGAGCTTGTCTCTGAGGTGATGGAAGAGGTTGGGCTCGACCCTGCCACGATGGACCGCTACCCGCACGAGTTTTCAGGGGGGCAGCGCCAGCGGATCGCGATTGCGCGGGCGATGATATTGCGCCCCAAGCTTGTTGTGCTGGATGAGCCGACGAGCGCGCTTGATATGACGGTGCAGGTGCAAATTGTGGATCTGTTGCGCGAGCTTCAGCGCAAATATGGGCTGGCCTATCTTTTTATCAGCCACGATCTCAACGTGGTGCGCGCGATGAGCCACAAAATGATTGTGATGCGTCAGGGCGATATTGTAGAGGCGGGCACGTCGGAAGACCTATTTGAGCGGCCACAAACAGACTACGCCAAGACGCTTTTGAGTGCAGCGCTCGAGCTGAAGGCGGGCGGCCCAACGCTCGACTGA